One Methylobacterium oryzae DNA window includes the following coding sequences:
- the phnD gene encoding phosphate/phosphite/phosphonate ABC transporter substrate-binding protein has translation MTIARYGAALALLCGFGFLSPLRADECPNRGQLDDAYCDANKDLVADVPAKTRDPSVIVFAYTPVEDPAVYENSFKPFTTYLSQCTGKRVVYYPVQSNSAEIEAMRSGRLTVAGFSTGPLGFAVNMAGAIPFAAKGTEKGAEGYNLIVVVKASSPYKTLADLKGKRVAHTAPSSNSGNLAPKALFPEQGLKPGEDYKLIYSGGHDKSALGVGTGDYDAAPVASDVFYRMVARGTIKGDDYRVIYTSEKFPTSGFAYAHDLKPELAEKLKQCFYDFRFPPDMVKDFEGDDRFAPITYLKDWAIVRKVAEESGTPYNKVAYEREAAREAEAARKKAAGAPKP, from the coding sequence GTGACGATCGCCCGATACGGCGCAGCCCTGGCGCTGCTCTGCGGCTTCGGTTTCCTGTCGCCCTTGAGGGCCGACGAGTGCCCCAACCGCGGCCAGCTCGACGACGCCTACTGCGACGCCAACAAGGACCTCGTCGCCGACGTTCCGGCCAAGACCCGCGACCCGAGCGTGATCGTCTTCGCCTACACGCCGGTGGAGGATCCCGCGGTCTACGAGAATTCGTTCAAGCCGTTCACGACCTACCTGAGCCAGTGCACCGGCAAGCGCGTCGTCTACTACCCGGTCCAGTCGAACTCCGCCGAGATCGAGGCGATGCGCTCCGGCCGGCTCACGGTGGCGGGCTTCTCGACCGGACCTCTCGGCTTCGCGGTGAACATGGCCGGCGCGATCCCGTTCGCCGCCAAGGGCACCGAGAAGGGCGCCGAGGGCTACAACCTGATCGTCGTGGTGAAGGCGAGCAGCCCGTACAAGACACTGGCCGACCTCAAGGGCAAGCGCGTGGCCCACACGGCGCCGTCGTCGAATTCCGGCAACCTCGCGCCCAAGGCGCTGTTCCCCGAGCAGGGGCTGAAGCCCGGCGAGGACTACAAGCTCATCTACTCGGGCGGCCACGACAAGTCGGCGCTGGGCGTCGGCACCGGCGACTACGACGCCGCCCCTGTGGCCTCCGACGTATTCTACCGGATGGTCGCCCGCGGGACGATCAAGGGCGACGATTACCGGGTGATCTACACGAGCGAGAAGTTCCCGACCTCGGGGTTCGCCTACGCCCACGATCTCAAGCCGGAACTCGCCGAGAAGCTGAAGCAGTGCTTCTACGACTTCCGCTTCCCGCCCGACATGGTGAAGGATTTCGAGGGCGACGACCGGTTCGCGCCGATCACCTACCTCAAAGACTGGGCGATCGTCCGCAAGGTCGCGGAGGAATCGGGCACGCCGTACAACAAGGTCGCCTACGAGCGCGAGGCCGCCCGCGAGGCCGAGGCGGCACGCAAGAAGGCCGCGGGCGCGCCCAAGCCGTGA
- the phnC gene encoding phosphonate ABC transporter ATP-binding protein: MAAGLEGDPRAEDPRALVIRGLTKAYRAGQPVLKGIDLVVPGTGLTAIIGPSGTGKSTLIRCINRLVQPTSGEILFRGEDLARLSGPALRRARRRIGMVFQEYNLVERLSVMENLLCGRLGYVPAWRAWLRRFPEADVARAFDLLDAVGLSGFATRRADALSGGQRQRVGIARAIMQEPEIVLADEPTSSLDPKSSVEIMEILSRLAAERGVPVVVNIHNVALAQRFAARIVGMSGGHVVYDGPPDRLSEADLRGIYGGENWLE, translated from the coding sequence GTGGCGGCCGGACTCGAGGGCGATCCCCGGGCGGAGGATCCGCGCGCGCTGGTGATCCGCGGGCTGACCAAGGCGTACCGGGCCGGCCAGCCGGTCCTGAAGGGCATCGACCTCGTGGTGCCGGGCACCGGGCTCACGGCGATCATCGGGCCGTCCGGCACCGGCAAGAGCACCCTGATCCGCTGCATCAACCGGCTGGTCCAGCCGACCTCGGGGGAGATCCTGTTTAGAGGCGAGGACCTCGCCCGGCTCTCCGGCCCCGCCCTGCGCCGGGCGCGGCGCCGGATCGGGATGGTGTTCCAGGAGTACAACCTGGTCGAGCGCCTCTCGGTGATGGAGAACCTGCTCTGCGGTCGCCTCGGCTACGTGCCGGCGTGGCGCGCGTGGCTGCGCCGCTTCCCCGAGGCGGACGTCGCCCGCGCCTTCGACCTCCTCGACGCGGTCGGCCTGTCGGGCTTCGCCACCCGCCGGGCCGACGCCCTGTCGGGCGGGCAGCGCCAGCGCGTCGGCATCGCCCGGGCGATCATGCAGGAGCCCGAGATCGTGCTCGCCGACGAGCCGACCTCGTCCCTCGACCCGAAGAGCTCCGTCGAGATCATGGAGATCCTGTCCCGGCTCGCGGCCGAGCGCGGCGTGCCGGTGGTGGTCAACATCCACAACGTGGCGCTCGCCCAGCGCTTCGCCGCGCGGATCGTCGGCATGTCGGGCGGGCACGTGGTCTATGACGGGCCGCCGGACCGGCTGAGCGAGGCCGACCTGCGCGGCATCTACGGCGGCGAGAACTGGCTCGAATGA
- the phnE gene encoding phosphonate ABC transporter, permease protein PhnE, translated as MSAPARPASPDASPDASPDRVAFRPNWTARAGWALLAVYAVYAATQLGFSPERFAGGLAHGQQFLARMFPPNFSRWELIQSGILESLQIAVIATVVGIAVALPIGFLAARNLMPPWVTWPTRILIALCRSFHPIIVAILFVKAIGFGALAGVMALIVASVGFIAKLFAEAIEEISLKQVEAVRATGAGFLSTLIMGVQPQVLPRFIGFATYQLDSNLRNSTMVGIVGGGGIGATLFTAYQRFDFDVVLAILIVIVALIMVAEIVSGWARKVFQ; from the coding sequence ATGAGCGCGCCCGCCCGCCCGGCCTCCCCCGACGCCTCCCCCGACGCTTCCCCCGACCGCGTCGCGTTCCGGCCCAACTGGACCGCCCGCGCGGGCTGGGCGCTCCTCGCCGTCTACGCGGTCTACGCGGCGACCCAGCTCGGCTTCTCGCCCGAGCGCTTCGCCGGCGGCCTCGCCCACGGGCAGCAGTTCCTGGCCCGGATGTTCCCGCCGAACTTCTCCCGCTGGGAACTGATCCAGTCGGGCATCCTCGAGAGCCTGCAGATCGCCGTGATCGCCACGGTGGTCGGCATCGCGGTCGCCCTGCCGATCGGCTTCCTGGCGGCCCGCAACCTGATGCCGCCCTGGGTGACGTGGCCGACCCGCATCCTGATCGCGCTCTGCCGGTCGTTCCACCCGATCATCGTGGCGATCCTGTTCGTGAAGGCGATCGGGTTCGGGGCGCTCGCCGGCGTCATGGCGCTGATCGTCGCCTCGGTGGGCTTCATCGCCAAGCTGTTCGCCGAGGCGATCGAGGAGATCTCCCTGAAGCAGGTCGAGGCGGTGCGGGCGACCGGCGCCGGCTTCCTGTCGACCCTGATCATGGGCGTGCAGCCGCAGGTGCTGCCGCGCTTCATCGGCTTCGCCACCTACCAGCTCGATTCCAATCTGCGGAACTCGACCATGGTGGGCATCGTCGGCGGCGGCGGCATCGGAGCGACGCTGTTCACCGCCTACCAGCGCTTCGACTTCGACGTGGTGCTGGCGATCCTGATCGTCATCGTCGCCCTGATCATGGTGGCCGAGATCGTCTCCGGCTGGGCCCGCAAGGTGTTCCAGTGA
- the phnE gene encoding phosphonate ABC transporter, permease protein PhnE yields the protein MSVALAPAPAGPRRWQRFPLWKRLARLAFTLCAVAAFVASLRTIEVIPEFLYDAPDQLADLFGRMWPMDAGYVGPTLRALVETLHIATLGTLIAIAIAVPIGLMAARNVTPNRALNLFAKFVFVTSRSVNSLVWALLFVAVFGPGPLAGTLAIALRSVGFTGKLFAEVLEEANRGSIEALQAAGAGRMSTLLLGYWPQVKPAFWSIALFRWDINIRESAVLGLVGAGGIGVALDTALNLLYWDQVAVVLAAIFGVVILAEIVVTALRARTL from the coding sequence GTGAGCGTCGCCCTCGCGCCCGCTCCCGCCGGCCCGCGCCGCTGGCAACGCTTCCCCCTGTGGAAGCGGCTGGCGCGGCTCGCCTTCACGCTGTGCGCGGTGGCGGCCTTCGTGGCGAGCCTGCGCACCATCGAGGTGATCCCGGAATTCCTCTACGACGCCCCCGACCAGCTCGCCGACCTGTTCGGCCGGATGTGGCCGATGGATGCCGGCTATGTCGGACCGACCCTGCGGGCGCTGGTGGAGACGCTCCACATCGCGACGCTCGGCACCCTGATCGCCATCGCGATCGCGGTGCCGATCGGGCTGATGGCGGCGCGCAACGTCACGCCCAACCGCGCGCTGAACCTGTTCGCCAAGTTCGTGTTCGTGACCTCGCGCTCGGTGAACTCCCTGGTCTGGGCGCTGCTGTTCGTGGCGGTGTTCGGCCCCGGTCCGCTGGCCGGGACCCTGGCGATAGCGCTCCGCTCCGTCGGCTTCACCGGAAAGCTGTTCGCCGAGGTGTTGGAGGAGGCCAATCGCGGCTCGATCGAGGCTCTGCAGGCCGCGGGTGCCGGCCGGATGTCGACTTTGCTGCTCGGCTACTGGCCGCAGGTGAAGCCGGCCTTCTGGTCGATCGCGCTGTTCCGCTGGGACATCAACATCCGCGAATCCGCCGTGCTGGGGCTGGTCGGCGCGGGCGGCATCGGCGTCGCGCTCGATACCGCCCTGAACCTGCTCTACTGGGACCAGGTCGCCGTGGTGCTCGCCGCGATCTTCGGCGTCGTCATCCTGGCCGAGATCGTCGTGACGGCGCTCCGCGCCCGTACGCTCTGA
- a CDS encoding M20 family metallopeptidase produces MDNRNAVWRHVDAQSERLIALSERVWSMPEVCYTESRSCAEHVAELRHQGFRVTEAVAGIPTAVMGEAGDGGPVIAFLGEYDALPGLSQEAGVAEHRPVEAGGHGHGCGHNLLGSAALLAATALKDWLAETGTPGRVRYYGCPAEEGGAAKAFMVRAGAFADADIAITWHPGSFWEVAPPVALANTRADFVFTGRTAHAAAAPHLGRSALDAVELMSVGVNYMREHMPSDARVHYAYLDAGGIAPNVVQAGATVRYSIRARDLPGMLALVERVKKIAQGAALMTETAVEVRIVSAVSNLLGNDPLERALHGVMEELGPPHFDEADRDFAGKIRATLTDGDIDAVFRAIGMPRTEAPLADFLVPLDALRNPAVGSTDVGDVSWVVPTVQAHAPTVAIGTPFHTWQVVAQGKAPAAHKAMVQVAKAMAATGARAVTDAALRDAAKADLARRVGAAGYVSPLPPEVEPPLGMSLGR; encoded by the coding sequence ATGGACAACCGCAACGCCGTGTGGCGCCACGTCGACGCGCAGTCGGAACGGCTGATCGCCCTGTCCGAGCGGGTCTGGAGCATGCCGGAGGTCTGCTACACGGAGAGCCGCTCCTGCGCCGAGCACGTCGCCGAACTGCGCCACCAGGGCTTCCGGGTCACCGAGGCAGTCGCCGGCATCCCGACCGCCGTGATGGGCGAGGCCGGGGACGGCGGGCCGGTCATCGCGTTCCTCGGCGAGTACGACGCCCTGCCGGGCCTGTCGCAGGAGGCCGGCGTCGCCGAGCACCGGCCGGTGGAGGCGGGCGGGCATGGCCACGGCTGTGGCCACAACCTCCTCGGCTCGGCGGCGCTGCTCGCCGCCACCGCGTTGAAGGACTGGCTCGCCGAGACCGGCACGCCCGGCCGCGTGCGCTACTACGGCTGCCCGGCGGAGGAAGGCGGCGCCGCCAAGGCCTTCATGGTCCGCGCCGGCGCCTTCGCGGACGCCGACATCGCGATCACCTGGCATCCGGGCAGCTTCTGGGAGGTGGCACCGCCGGTCGCCCTCGCCAACACCCGGGCCGACTTCGTCTTCACCGGCCGCACCGCCCACGCGGCGGCCGCGCCCCATCTCGGGCGCTCGGCGCTCGACGCCGTCGAGCTGATGAGCGTCGGCGTGAACTACATGCGCGAGCACATGCCGTCCGACGCGCGGGTCCACTACGCCTATCTCGACGCCGGCGGCATCGCCCCGAACGTCGTCCAGGCCGGCGCGACGGTGCGCTACTCGATCCGGGCCCGCGACCTGCCCGGCATGCTGGCGCTGGTCGAGCGGGTGAAGAAGATCGCGCAGGGCGCCGCCCTGATGACCGAGACCGCCGTCGAGGTGCGGATCGTCAGCGCGGTGTCGAACCTGCTGGGCAACGATCCCCTGGAGCGGGCGCTGCACGGCGTCATGGAGGAGCTCGGGCCGCCGCATTTCGACGAGGCCGACCGGGACTTCGCCGGCAAGATCCGGGCGACGCTCACCGACGGCGACATCGACGCCGTGTTCCGCGCCATCGGGATGCCGCGCACCGAAGCGCCGCTCGCCGACTTCCTCGTGCCCCTCGACGCGTTGCGCAACCCGGCGGTGGGGTCCACCGACGTCGGCGACGTCAGCTGGGTGGTGCCGACCGTCCAGGCCCACGCGCCCACGGTGGCGATCGGCACGCCGTTCCACACCTGGCAGGTGGTGGCGCAGGGCAAGGCCCCCGCGGCCCACAAGGCGATGGTGCAGGTCGCCAAGGCGATGGCCGCCACCGGGGCCCGGGCGGTGACCGACGCGGCCCTGCGCGACGCCGCCAAGGCGGACCTCGCCCGCCGGGTCGGCGCGGCGGGCTACGTCTCGCCGCTGCCGCCGGAGGTCGAGCCGCCGCTCGGCATGTCGCTGGGGCGCTGA
- a CDS encoding peptide ABC transporter substrate-binding protein yields the protein MDERDLRGLIGQVKDGRLSRRAFVQRMVAVGLTAPMAGLMLAGNGVAMAADIRAGYKPTKAGGGGALKLLWWQAPTLINPHFAVGTKDQDASRIFYEPLAAWDADGNLVPVLAASIPSKENGALAADGRSVVWTLKPGVKWHDGKPLTADDLVFTWEYARDPATAAVTAGSYKDCKVEKVDYLSVRVLFDKPTPYWCDAYVGIVGMVLPKHLFGPYSGAKSRDAPQNLAPVGTGPYRFVEFRPGDIVRGERNPNYHLPNRPYFDTVEMKGGGDAVSAARAVLQTGEYDYAWNMLIEDEVLKRLETGGKGRVDVVYGGKLEFLLLNAADPNVEVDGERASITTKHPAFSDPKVCQAMNLLVDRKSIQTYIYGRTGKPTANTVNGPERFVSKNTSFAFDPAKANALLDEAGWKKGSDGIRAKDGKKLKLVFQTSINAPRQKTQAIIKQAAAKAGIEIELKSVTGSVFFSSDPANPDTCTHFYADMEMYAYSMTQADPAIWLLMYASWEVAQKANKWQGRNVVRWRNDAYDKAYNAAQSELDPVKRAALLIKCNDLAVSENVLPLIHRAEVSAVGATLTAPRSGWDNDLSFLPDWYREA from the coding sequence ATGGACGAGCGGGATCTGCGCGGCCTCATCGGGCAGGTGAAGGACGGCCGCCTGTCGCGGCGCGCTTTCGTGCAGCGGATGGTGGCTGTGGGCCTCACCGCGCCCATGGCCGGGCTGATGCTGGCCGGGAACGGGGTCGCGATGGCGGCCGATATCCGGGCCGGCTACAAGCCGACCAAGGCCGGCGGCGGCGGCGCGCTGAAGCTCCTCTGGTGGCAGGCGCCGACGCTGATCAACCCGCATTTCGCCGTCGGCACCAAGGACCAGGACGCCTCGCGGATCTTCTACGAGCCGCTCGCCGCCTGGGACGCGGACGGCAACCTCGTGCCGGTGCTCGCCGCCTCGATCCCGTCCAAGGAGAACGGGGCGCTCGCCGCCGACGGCCGCTCGGTTGTCTGGACGCTCAAGCCCGGCGTGAAGTGGCACGACGGCAAGCCGCTCACCGCCGACGACCTCGTCTTTACCTGGGAATACGCCCGCGACCCCGCCACCGCGGCGGTGACGGCCGGGTCCTACAAGGATTGCAAGGTCGAGAAGGTCGACTACCTCAGCGTCCGGGTCCTGTTCGACAAGCCCACGCCCTACTGGTGCGACGCCTACGTGGGCATCGTCGGGATGGTGCTGCCCAAGCACCTGTTCGGACCCTACAGCGGCGCCAAGTCCCGGGACGCGCCGCAGAACCTCGCCCCGGTTGGCACCGGCCCGTACCGGTTCGTTGAGTTCCGGCCCGGCGACATCGTCCGCGGGGAGCGCAACCCCAACTACCACCTGCCCAACCGGCCGTATTTCGACACGGTCGAGATGAAGGGCGGCGGCGACGCGGTCTCGGCCGCCCGGGCCGTGCTCCAGACCGGCGAGTACGACTACGCCTGGAACATGCTGATCGAGGACGAGGTGCTGAAGCGCCTGGAGACCGGCGGCAAGGGCCGGGTCGACGTGGTCTACGGCGGCAAGCTCGAGTTCCTGCTCCTCAATGCCGCCGACCCGAACGTCGAGGTCGACGGCGAGCGCGCCTCGATCACCACCAAGCACCCCGCCTTCTCCGACCCGAAGGTGTGCCAGGCGATGAACCTCTTGGTCGACCGCAAGTCGATCCAGACCTACATCTACGGCCGCACCGGCAAGCCCACCGCCAACACGGTCAACGGCCCGGAGCGCTTCGTCTCCAAGAACACGAGCTTCGCCTTCGACCCGGCCAAGGCCAACGCGCTCCTCGACGAGGCCGGCTGGAAGAAGGGCTCCGACGGCATCCGCGCCAAGGACGGCAAGAAGCTCAAGCTGGTCTTCCAGACCTCGATCAACGCCCCGCGCCAGAAGACGCAGGCGATCATCAAGCAGGCGGCCGCCAAGGCCGGCATCGAGATCGAGCTGAAATCGGTGACCGGCTCGGTGTTCTTCTCCTCCGACCCGGCCAACCCCGACACCTGCACGCATTTCTACGCCGACATGGAGATGTACGCCTACAGCATGACCCAGGCCGATCCGGCGATCTGGCTGCTCATGTACGCCTCCTGGGAGGTGGCCCAGAAGGCCAACAAGTGGCAGGGCCGCAACGTCGTGCGCTGGCGCAACGACGCCTACGACAAGGCCTACAACGCCGCCCAGAGTGAGCTCGACCCGGTCAAGCGGGCGGCGCTCCTCATTAAGTGCAACGACCTCGCGGTCTCCGAGAACGTGCTGCCGCTGATCCACCGCGCCGAGGTCTCGGCGGTGGGCGCGACGCTGACGGCGCCCCGCAGCGGCTGGGACAACGACCTGTCGTTCCTGCCCGACTGGTACAGGGAGGCCTGA
- a CDS encoding ABC transporter permease, protein MGAYILRRLLIAIPSLLGISLILFTVLALAPGDPFGELASNPNVPPEVRAALRVKFGLDDPIPTRYLHWLTAMLQGDWGFSFASRVNVDTLILQRLPTTLFVVGSSQVLALLIAVPVGLYAARRPYSLADQVANTLAFVGFSLPTFFTGLLFILLFSIKLGWLPFVYQADLPGSGLPWVWANVRQAIMPVAVLGFFQAASYTRYVRASALDVARLDYVTTARAKGLTEGTVTRRHIARNALIPVVTLVALQIPAVFGGAIVTEQIFRIPGIGSLLIDAMLSNDTPVVMAVTFVFAGLVILFNLVADLLYGWLDPRIALR, encoded by the coding sequence ATGGGCGCCTACATCCTGCGACGGCTCCTGATCGCGATCCCGAGCCTGCTCGGCATCAGCCTGATCCTGTTCACCGTCCTGGCGCTCGCGCCGGGCGACCCGTTCGGCGAGCTCGCCAGCAACCCGAACGTGCCCCCGGAGGTGCGGGCGGCGCTCCGCGTCAAGTTCGGCCTCGATGACCCGATCCCCACCCGCTACCTGCACTGGCTCACCGCCATGCTGCAGGGCGACTGGGGCTTCTCCTTCGCCAGCCGGGTGAACGTCGACACGCTGATCCTGCAGCGGCTGCCCACGACCCTGTTCGTGGTCGGCTCCTCCCAGGTGCTGGCGCTGCTGATCGCCGTGCCGGTGGGCCTCTACGCCGCGCGCCGGCCCTACTCGCTCGCCGACCAGGTCGCCAACACGCTGGCCTTCGTGGGCTTCTCGCTGCCGACCTTCTTCACCGGCCTGCTGTTCATCCTGCTGTTCTCGATCAAGCTCGGCTGGCTGCCCTTCGTCTACCAGGCCGACCTGCCGGGCTCCGGCCTGCCCTGGGTCTGGGCGAATGTCCGGCAGGCGATCATGCCGGTGGCGGTGCTGGGCTTCTTCCAGGCCGCCTCCTACACACGCTACGTGCGCGCCTCGGCGCTGGACGTCGCCCGGCTCGACTACGTCACCACGGCCCGGGCCAAGGGCCTGACCGAGGGCACGGTGACCCGCCGGCACATCGCCCGCAACGCCCTGATCCCGGTGGTGACGCTCGTCGCCCTCCAGATCCCGGCGGTGTTCGGCGGCGCCATCGTCACCGAGCAGATCTTCCGGATCCCCGGCATCGGCTCGCTGCTGATCGACGCCATGCTGTCCAACGACACGCCGGTGGTGATGGCGGTGACCTTCGTGTTCGCCGGCCTCGTCATCCTGTTCAACCTCGTCGCGGACCTGCTCTATGGCTGGCTCGACCCTCGCATCGCCCTCCGATGA